From the genome of Xiphophorus couchianus chromosome 6, X_couchianus-1.0, whole genome shotgun sequence, one region includes:
- the pold3 gene encoding DNA polymerase delta subunit 3 isoform X2, which produces MDELYLDNIDEYVNDHNKIVTYKWLSLTLGVHVNTAKQMLYHYLEHKRKESSPQLHATYLVSGKLEDKGQMCHKVSVVREDQLEDFKSKMSLIVSVHVYSVQKALLKDSGPLYSVDYDAIKDNLKNCSRYSAIRCARAVPMSAAELQQVQEIQRAPPSAPENKKSAMNGDANIASKPSSKPQKGIMGMFANKSAPKNQDNSKDVKPEPKEESPVPEAPKTKPAAKSSPMANFFGKKPEKPVEKQQEAQLAIASEQQHQRTTAEEPAAVQLHKETKADSGSKTKRMEESDSEEEKMEKKKRRRIKKPQPDSSDEDVIPDSPPQMKTSEPSPKKEPETVQHSHMSSGTKIRRRRKVLKSRTFKDEEGCIVTEKDYVSESYSETEDDFQSTKQAPRNNNKAKPTSSSKDDDKKTQKKSSASSNKGSKQASIMGFFQKK; this is translated from the exons ATGGACGAGCTTTATTTGGATAATATTGACGAATATGTCAACGATCACAACAAAATA GTAACCTATAAGTGGCTCAGTCTGACTCTCGGAGTCCATGTTAACACAGCTAAACA gaTGCTTTACCATTACTTGGAGCACAAGAGGAAGGAGAGCTCACCTCAGCTCCACGCCACATACCTCGTGTCTGGGAAACTTGAGGACAAAGGTCAAATG tGTCACAAGGTGTCTGTTGTCAGAGAAGACCAATTGGAAG atTTCAAATCCAAAATGAGTTTGATAGTGAGCGTTCATGTCTACAGCGTCCAGAAAGCTTTGCTCAAAGACAGCGGCCCCCTCTACAGCGTCGACTACGATGCCATTAAAGACAACCTGAAGAATTGCAGCAG ATACAGCGCGATCCGATGTGCCAGAGCGGTGCCCATGTCTGCAGCGGAGCTGCAGCAGGTCCAGGAAATCCAACGAGCTCCTCCATCAGcgcctgaaaataaaaagtccgCCATGAACGGAGATGCCAACATTGCCTCCAAACCATCAAGCAAGCCGCAGAAAGGCATCATGGGAATGTTTGCAAATAAATCTGCACCCAAAAATCAGGATAACAGCAAAGACGTCAAGCCTGAACCCAAAGAAGAATCTCCTGTG cCAGAGGCTCCAAAAACCAAACCAGCAGCGAAGTCCAGTCCGATGGCCAACTTCTTTGGAA AAAAACCAGAGAAACctgtggagaagcagcaggagGCTCAGTTGGCCATCGCAtcagagcagcagcatcagagaaCGACAGCGGAGGAACCTGCAGCCGTGCAGCTGCACAAAGAAACCAAAGCAGACTCCGGGAG caaaacaaagcgAATGGAAGAGTCTGATAGCGAGGaggagaaaatggagaaaaagaagaggcGAAGGATCAAGAAACCACAACCAGACAGCAGCGATGAAGACG ttattccAGATTCTCCACCTCAGATGAAAACAAGCGAGCCGAGTCCTAAAAAGGAGCCTGAGACTGTCCAACATTCACAT ATGAGCTCTGGAACCAAAataaggaggaggagaaaagtcCTGAAGTCACGTACCTTTAAGGATGAGGAAGGATGCATTG TAACAGAAAAAGATTACGTGAGCGAATCTTACTCTGAGACAGAGGATGACTTTCAGAGCACCAAACAAGCTCCACGTAACAACAATAAAGCAAAGCCAACGTCGAGCAGCAAAGACGACGACAAAAAGACTCAGAAGAAATCATCAGCAAGCTCAAATAAAGGAAGTAAACAAGCTTCCATTATGGGATTCTTCCAAAAGAAATGA
- the pold3 gene encoding DNA polymerase delta subunit 3 isoform X1, translated as MDELYLDNIDEYVNDHNKIVTYKWLSLTLGVHVNTAKQMLYHYLEHKRKESSPQLHATYLVSGKLEDKGQMCHKVSVVREDQLEDFKSKMSLIVSVHVYSVQKALLKDSGPLYSVDYDAIKDNLKNCSRYSAIRCARAVPMSAAELQQVQEIQRAPPSAPENKKSAMNGDANIASKPSSKPQKGIMGMFANKSAPKNQDNSKDVKPEPKEESPVPEAPKTKPAAKSSPMANFFGTQTKKPEKPVEKQQEAQLAIASEQQHQRTTAEEPAAVQLHKETKADSGSKTKRMEESDSEEEKMEKKKRRRIKKPQPDSSDEDVIPDSPPQMKTSEPSPKKEPETVQHSHMSSGTKIRRRRKVLKSRTFKDEEGCIVTEKDYVSESYSETEDDFQSTKQAPRNNNKAKPTSSSKDDDKKTQKKSSASSNKGSKQASIMGFFQKK; from the exons ATGGACGAGCTTTATTTGGATAATATTGACGAATATGTCAACGATCACAACAAAATA GTAACCTATAAGTGGCTCAGTCTGACTCTCGGAGTCCATGTTAACACAGCTAAACA gaTGCTTTACCATTACTTGGAGCACAAGAGGAAGGAGAGCTCACCTCAGCTCCACGCCACATACCTCGTGTCTGGGAAACTTGAGGACAAAGGTCAAATG tGTCACAAGGTGTCTGTTGTCAGAGAAGACCAATTGGAAG atTTCAAATCCAAAATGAGTTTGATAGTGAGCGTTCATGTCTACAGCGTCCAGAAAGCTTTGCTCAAAGACAGCGGCCCCCTCTACAGCGTCGACTACGATGCCATTAAAGACAACCTGAAGAATTGCAGCAG ATACAGCGCGATCCGATGTGCCAGAGCGGTGCCCATGTCTGCAGCGGAGCTGCAGCAGGTCCAGGAAATCCAACGAGCTCCTCCATCAGcgcctgaaaataaaaagtccgCCATGAACGGAGATGCCAACATTGCCTCCAAACCATCAAGCAAGCCGCAGAAAGGCATCATGGGAATGTTTGCAAATAAATCTGCACCCAAAAATCAGGATAACAGCAAAGACGTCAAGCCTGAACCCAAAGAAGAATCTCCTGTG cCAGAGGCTCCAAAAACCAAACCAGCAGCGAAGTCCAGTCCGATGGCCAACTTCTTTGGAACTCAAACAA AAAAACCAGAGAAACctgtggagaagcagcaggagGCTCAGTTGGCCATCGCAtcagagcagcagcatcagagaaCGACAGCGGAGGAACCTGCAGCCGTGCAGCTGCACAAAGAAACCAAAGCAGACTCCGGGAG caaaacaaagcgAATGGAAGAGTCTGATAGCGAGGaggagaaaatggagaaaaagaagaggcGAAGGATCAAGAAACCACAACCAGACAGCAGCGATGAAGACG ttattccAGATTCTCCACCTCAGATGAAAACAAGCGAGCCGAGTCCTAAAAAGGAGCCTGAGACTGTCCAACATTCACAT ATGAGCTCTGGAACCAAAataaggaggaggagaaaagtcCTGAAGTCACGTACCTTTAAGGATGAGGAAGGATGCATTG TAACAGAAAAAGATTACGTGAGCGAATCTTACTCTGAGACAGAGGATGACTTTCAGAGCACCAAACAAGCTCCACGTAACAACAATAAAGCAAAGCCAACGTCGAGCAGCAAAGACGACGACAAAAAGACTCAGAAGAAATCATCAGCAAGCTCAAATAAAGGAAGTAAACAAGCTTCCATTATGGGATTCTTCCAAAAGAAATGA